A single window of Dendropsophus ebraccatus isolate aDenEbr1 chromosome 5, aDenEbr1.pat, whole genome shotgun sequence DNA harbors:
- the TMSB4X gene encoding thymosin beta-4: MSDKPDMAEIEKFDKAKLKKTETQEKNPLPSKETIEQEKQASES, translated from the exons ATGTCTGACAAACCAGATATGGCTGAGATTGAGAAATTCGATAAGGCCAAGCTGAAAAAGACAGAAACACAAGAGAAAAATCCACTTCCTTCTAAAGAAA cAATTGAGCAAGAGAAACAAGCGTCTGAATCCTAA